The segment cGTTTGTTAGGACAAGGATCTCCTGGCTGTGGTAGATTGTGTCCGCACTTTCTTTACGAATATCGCCTTTGAACAAGACTtgcttttgttctctctcttgtGCGGTTACGTCCTAACTGGATATCTTGGTGTTCCGACAGGACTCAGATACATAATATGTAGCTTCGCTGTTCGCCTGTCTCTTTCTAAAAGTATTCTTTTGTTGagactttcttttcttctttgctTGAAGGTTCTCTTTGCGAGTCCGCTTCTATGTACGCGGATTCTTCCCTAACAAAGGGAAGCTCACTGCAAAAGGAAAGCGCCGGCAGGCTTTGGCTTTTGCTCATTTTCAAAGAAAAGCTTCAGGCTCGCCTTTCTTGACTTTAGCTTTTGTCTCCATACCCTCGCTTTCGCGGCATGGCTGTGTCAAATATCCACCGCTCCTCCCCTGGGGCAGGTTGCGGTGGGTGTTGCTGGGCACACAAAACACGCTTTCTCTTACACTTCCGACAGTTATGTCAAATGAAAGTTAGTGCTTGGCATCACTCTCCTTTTCGCCTTTGTGTTTTCCACTATGGCTAAGGGGGATTAGGCCTTTCTGTTTTTGGAGGGATTCACTGGTGCCTCTCTTTTGGGTATCTTACAGGGATCGTTGGGTGGTTACTTCCGCATTTTGATTCACAAAATAGATCGGAAGTGGCTGTTTTTTGTTGATGTCAGAGCTTCAGAGTTCTGATTTATTTATAAAGTCAATCGATTGTTTGGCCGTTTTTGATCTCTTTGAGGAGACTGTGTAAGCGGCTCTTTTTTGAAGTCCTTTGCTTCAGGTGAGTCTTGGAGTGCAGGGCTGGAACACATTAGATGTTCAAGGCAGCTCAGctttgatatggccctttgtggtcggctgggtgttaagcaatCGAACAAAGGGGCTGGAACGTGTGTTGTTTCAAACAGACGACATCACAGTGGTGCTTTTCTCATCAAGAAAAAGGGGGTTTCTCACTCCCTATCGCTTCCGCATGGATCATGAGAGGTTCTTTTGTGGTTTTACCATTACGAGTTCTTTTTATTAGTGAAGTACCTTCATGGGAGGCTCAAGGACATAACGGACTCGCTAAGTCTGTCGGTCATGAATGTCCACTCGGAGTGGACTCTATCTCACCACGCGCTTTTGCTTCTTTGGGTGAATGAGAGAAGCCGCCGATAGAAGCTTTTGACTTTTGGTACTATCGCCTTTTGCTTAGGTTTAGCTCCTTGTTTCTGGATCCTAGAGCATGGAAGGTCAATATTTTTGACTTTACTTTGAGCGGCCCGCCGGTCTGTCAGTATGGGCCCGTTCAATCTTGGTTGCCAGGCCTCGTAAGGCTGGCAAGAGGGCACCATTTTTTCTCACACTTGAATCACAGGGGTGTCTACTGTAAGGGTATTTTTGAGATGCTCAGGGGCTTTTGCCTCAACTCTGGACTTAGCTCAGAGTTCTTATAGGGGTTTAGCGTCTTCGTTTTCTTGTCACGGTGACTGGCTTGGAACAAAGGGCGTATTTTGtaacggaaagaactcctcCTCTCTTTGTTCAATCCAGGTGGCGATCCACCTTTTCTGGCTTTCCGATTCTTCTCCCACGTTTTGTGTTTAGACATTATGTGGTATCAGTTACACTGAAACAGCTCAGTGCAAATTTTCTCGTGGTGGCTTTTTAACCAGCacgtttaaagccatatgtactcgatgactatatacgctaattgctttaccaacagctggagacagactaaattaagttccctgcaaaatattgtggtctaggaccccttaaatgttgagatatttgaattttcattttgacctggatcgtcctatttatagatttggcaacacatgtaacgttgatgcaagggagagaacaccgcggctttgttgacatcctcactttttcaagctgtaatgcatgtattatggtccgcgcatggtgacgtatcgtcattatatggtcttatggtgcgtttgacatcgattgtgggcaaactacactttgtaaacacgggagtgcgttagtatgcctttaagagaGCCTGCATTAGGCTGACTGAAAGCTAATCCTCAGTCCTTTCTTGGGCTTTGCTCCTAGTTTTGGAGCTATTGAGATTGGATTCTTTGGCTTTTAACAAAACTAGCCTTGCTGATCATCACGGAAAGCGGCCATGGttactctagtagcttctgtgagaagtgggagtaagtgTATTTTCTGGCTAGGTTTGCTATAAACAGCTttttggagaaagactgatctatggcaTTTAGGTTTCTTTaaaaatgtctgtcaaataaGCAGAAACTGGAGAAACCAACTTCGATTCACAGTTCAAACCTTTTAGCAATAATCTGGCTCCTCTAGAGCCATGTTTAGCCAATTGAACATTTCGAGTTTCGAAGATTTTTCTGACTCGCGTTGATCTTTTCAGATCATTGAATCTAACGGCTCTTGGTCTTATCTATCAACTCCGTCGCGttttaaccttgaacggttagAAACGATGCTAAACACTGGTTAAAGATAGAAAGGATATCTATCAACTTTGGAGTCAACCTTAGCTGGATGGACTGCCACATTATTTAGGCACGGTAGCGAAGTGAACGCTATGTCTGATCTCGCTAAAGATATTTCTCTGGAGAGGGATGGCTCCTACTCCTTGAAATGCAGGCTTAATTTTCTCGCTAAAACCAAAGCCTGAACAATCTTCTCCTCGCATTCGTTTTCCTCCCTTGAGCGATATACTCGCTCCTGGAGATCCTAATCTGTCAAATTCCCTGTCAGGGTTTTAGGCAGCTACCTATCTAGGTCTTCACTGGTTCGCTCAGAAACTCAAAATGTATTGTTCATATCCCTCAACACGGTGTGTGGGAAGGATATCTTGAAGGTTACCTTGACTAAGTGGGTGTCAATGACCATTAAGCAAGCCTACGCATGGTGGCAGAGCCAGTCAGGCGATGTCAGGGCGGTTTTTCCGCTCACAACAGCCAGGACTCGTGAAGCTAGAGCTTGGGCGTCTTCTTTGGCTGTGCTTCTCTCAGGGCTCCTTTCAGAGGTCCTTGTGGCGGAAATCTGAAGTTgttttcatcaatttctacTTGAGAGAGGTTGCTGCAAGGCGGCAAGATGGCAGTTCGGTTCTGCCGGCTCTtgtggctgcagggcaggttctgTGGTCTTAAGTTGGTGAGTACCTTcctcctatagtagcaatctgctttatgtgagttgggtaagatatgtaatttaatcaaaaattttagtaataaattttcatttgattaatatacttacccaactcacaatcgtttattccctcccgcctccccgctgtggggggtatttgggtctaaaaaagaagtgagttgggcttcgtgtaGAATGAGGATATGGTgacgtatgcgcgcgcatacagaAGGCAGCCTCGCTTTCGGGCTGGCCTggacacccttacgggtctcgggtcactcttttttagaggcgtcttcctggttaccaaggggacgcgtacagcgttatcagcactgaactatgggttaattgctataaaaaattgtgagttgggtaagtatattaatcaaatgaaaatttattactaaaatttttgattaatgtctttggtcattaaaaatctgaaaattgtaattaaaataatttttttacaaaacgatccaaaattttacgtttatcgtattcttcatcattttctgattccaaaaacatataaatatgttatattcggattaaaaacaagctctgaaaatgaaaaatataaaacttatgaaaataaaatttccgaaatcgatttaaaaacaatttcatcttattccttatccgttcttgattccaaaatatgatatgtttggattaaaaacacgttcagagagttaaaaagaatagagatatagaaaaacgggctatcctcctcagcgcaaccgctaccgcgcttttctggattgttaatttcactgcctttgccacgagcggtggacagacgatgctacgagtatacggtcttgcggaaaaaatgcaatgcgttcagtttcattctgtgagttcgactgagcttgactaaatgttgtattttcgccttacgcgacttgtttttattttgaggTAAAGCTGTGTGAATGATGCAACAGTGTCTTCAGATTGTGTATGAGAACTTTCAAACATTCTGTTTCCAGTCAGATATGTTTGATTACTGATAAGCAACTGCTTGCATTCCTGCCAgccattctgtgtgtgtgtgtggggggggtgtttaacctttgccggttGTCATGGGTCcatgtggacccagaagggtgtttaattgcaaatatatatctcttaaaccagttggaattttttaatgagcttttaagaatgcctcaggcacctaaaaagctcttatgttcTAAAAGATCATcaaatttcagcgagaagtaattaaaagaaaaaggtcaaatttacactatacacacggaagacattgTGTGgtcgtgcggacccatgtttttcaaactgaaggaacttacataaaaactagggagacaagtcacaaaccttcaggtattggctctaaacataattttctacgatctgtttaattttggagttgataagcaagtcgcgtggagcgaaattaatacataacaatgtgggtccacacggccccacaacgtctacagaagggtattcacctttttccttttttgagaagctttagtcGGCACGGTAATGAtgaaattaattattttatttaattacttctcgcgaaAATTTAACCACGGtgtctacggaaggggatgcacttttttgcttttttggaaagcatgggtctacggaaaggtatgcatatttttccgTTTTTGAGAAGCAAaatatgggtccgcacggccccacgatgtcttcgtgtgtagtcgataacccggtcgggcgaaggttaacaGGTCTGCATTTTTTTAAACAGGAATATGTGGTGTTATTCTGGGATCATGATCAGCATTCTCATATGGCTTTGGTTTTACTTTCATTTTTCAGTGCCGGTCAGAGGTGCTGTGGCCACAGAGAACACAGCTACTATGCCTACAGTACAGACGTTTAAAGGACAAACTACAGAcagcactcacagtgatacctggctgaaacaagaggtaCATTCAAGTACTGagtgtgatacctggctgaaacaagaggaaTATTGTAGTGTCAAGTTTGGTGCAGGGCTGAAACAAGAGGTACATTCCAGTGCTGAGTTTGATGCGgggctgaaacaagaggaaAATTCCAGTACGGAATTGGATTTGGGGCTGAAACAAGAGGTACATTCAAGTACTGAGTGTGATACCCGACTAAAAAAACAAGTAGATTCAAGTAATCTGAAGCAAAGCACGCACACATTTGTCacagagaaaaaacatgcatgtaccAAATGTGGTGCAAGGTTCACCCTATCTAGTAATATGAagaaacacatgttaacacatacaggagataAAAAGTTTGCTTgttcagagtgtgatgctaggtttaaACGGCGTGAATATTTGAAACGACACATgatgacacatacaggagagaaaaagtatGCCTGTTCAGAGTGTGCTGCTAGGTTTATGTATCATGCaactttgaagcaacacatgttcaCACATTCAGGAGAGAAAAAGTATGCTTGTTcggagtgtgatgctaggtttatGCAGCATGGAGGtttgaagaaacacatgttgacacatacaggagagaaaaagtatGCCTGTTCAGAGTGTGCTGCTAGGTTTATACAGCATGGAggtttgaagcaacacatgttgacacatacaggagagaaaaagtatgcatgttcagagtgtgatgctaggtttaaACAGCATGGAGGtttgaagaaacacatgttgatacatacaggagagaaaaagtatgcatgttcagagtgtgatgctaggtttaaACGGCATGAAGATTTGAAACGACACATGacgacacatacaggagagaaaaagtatgcatgttcagagtgtgatgctaggtttaaACGGCGTCAATATTTGAAACAACACATGATGACACATACCGGagagaaaaagtatgcatgttcaGAGTGTGCTGCTAGGTTTATGCAGCTTAAAggtttgaagcaacacatgtttatacatacaggagagaaaaagtatgcatgttcagagtgtgatgctaggtttaaACGGCGTCACGATTTGAAacaacacatgttgacacatacagtagagaaaaagtatgcatgttcagagtgtgatgctaggatTAAACGGCGTCAAGATTTGAAACGACACATgatgacacatacaggagagaaaaagtatgcatgttcagagtgtgatgctaggtttgtGCAGCATGGAAGTTTGAAaaaacacatgttgacacatacaggagagaaaaagtatgcatgttcagagtgtgatgctaggtatAAACGACGTCAAGATTTGAAacaacacatgttgacacatacagtagagaaaaagtatgcatgttcagagtgtgatgctaggtttaaACGGCGTCAAGATTTGAAACGACACATgatgacacatacaggagagaaaaagttTGCATGTTCAGAGTGTGATGCAAGGTTTATATGGCGTGGATGTCTAAAACAACACATGTTCACacatacaaaaaagaaaaaaatatgcatggttagagtgtgatgctaggtttatACGGCGTCGAAGTTTGAAACAACACATATGTtgacacacactgatacagGAGGTTAAAGAGGTTAACACATTCAGGATTGAAGAGTCATACAtgatttgaaaataaaatgacAATTGTTGACACATTCAGTGTAATAGTATAGAGCGACATATGTTAACCTTCACTgtatcacgctttggactacacagtccggatgatgtgggtcgagtatgacccatactttccaaagaaagattcaacgtaaaaattatgggtcgtgtacgaccaaCGCCACCCGAATATGGAAACAGTGTGGAAATTCTTTACGAAACTCCATATGGGTTGTCCAAGTTACGTCATCGTTTAAGTGTtcgctgggtatgtgtgtatagcatatatgtatgaatattgtgtgaacagtacattgTGGTGAGTTTTGTCTGcatggttaattgttttatgtaggttgtacatttaattgttctattctgtacaTATGTTCATTTgcaaagggcctagagccataggttaggcacttaaaaatgtccagttattattagtattattatacATGAGTAGAAAAaaaccccgcgggttagggggaagaatttacccgatgctccccagcatgttgtaagagtcccgcagtggggcactgcggttatgaaattaaaggcccctcctgtttttggaaccgcaggagctttctagtttg is part of the Littorina saxatilis isolate snail1 linkage group LG15, US_GU_Lsax_2.0, whole genome shotgun sequence genome and harbors:
- the LOC138949442 gene encoding zinc finger protein 431-like, which encodes MSSPSSMEEGDSALLSDVKIEIDVAEEYCDITGTHPYVPVRGAVATENTATMPTVQTFKGQTTDSTHSDTWLKQEVHSSTECDTWLKQEEYCSVKFGAGLKQEVHSSAEFDAGLKQEENSSTELDLGLKQEVHSSTECDTRLKKQVDSSNLKQSTHTFVTEKKHACTKCGARFTLSSNMKKHMLTHTGDKKFACSECDARFKRREYLKRHMMTHTGEKKYACSECAARFMYHATLKQHMFTHSGEKKYACSECDARFMQHGGLKKHMLTHTGEKKYACSECAARFIQHGGLKQHMLTHTGEKKYACSECDARFKQHGGLKKHMLIHTGEKKYACSECDARFKRHEDLKRHMTTHTGEKKYACSECDARFKRRQYLKQHMMTHTGEKKYACSECAARFMQLKGLKQHMFIHTGEKKYACSECDARFKRRHDLKQHMLTHTVEKKYACSECDARIKRRQDLKRHMMTHTGEKKYACSECDARFVQHGSLKKHMLTHTGEKKYACSECDARYKRRQDLKQHMLTHTVEKKYACSECDARFKRRQDLKRHMMTHTGEKKFACSECDARFIWRGCLKQHMFTHTKKKKICMVRV